One region of Phragmites australis chromosome 18, lpPhrAust1.1, whole genome shotgun sequence genomic DNA includes:
- the LOC133898259 gene encoding putative potassium transporter 12 isoform X1, giving the protein MASMSDSETRNRGSMWELDQNLDQPMDEEASQLKNMYREKKFSSVLLLRLAFQSLGVVFGDLGTSPLYVFYNIFPHGVDDDEDVIGALSLIIYTLTLIPLMKYVFVVLRANDNGQGGTFALYSLLCRHAKVSTIPNQHKTDEELTTYSRQTYEENSLAVKVKRWLEGHAYKKNCLLILVLIGTCTAIGDGILTPAISVLSASGGIRVQNQHMSTDVVVIVAVVILIGLFCMQHFGTDKVGWLFAPIVLLWFILIGSIGAVNIHRYNSSVLKAYNPVYIFRYFRRGKAESWTSLGGIMLSITGMEALYADLCHFPVLAIQIAFTLVVFPCLLLAYTGQAAYIICNKDHVVDAFYRSIPDAIYWPAFIIATLAAIVASQATISATYSIIKQALALGCFPRVNVVHTSKKFLGQIYIPDINWVLMILCIAVTAGFKNQSQIGNAYGTAVVIVMLVTTFLMVPVMLLVWKSHWILVVIFLVLSLTVELPYFSACINKVDQGGWVPLVIAISFFIIMYVWHFCTVKRYEFEMHSKVSMAWILGLGPSLGLARVPGIGFVYTELASGVPLIFSHFITNLPAIHSVVVFVCVKYLPVYTVPVEERFIMKRIGPKNYHMFRCVARYGYKDIHKKDDDFDKMLLDRLLIFVRLESMMDGYSDSEDFTMMEQKAERSTRALLSEKDGSNTMCSAGDMSYSSHDSIVPAKSPLTGNDLTRDSSQTFSDELKFLNRCKDAGVVHILGNTVVKARRDSGIVKKIAVNYLYAFLRKLCRENSVIFNVPHESLLNVGQIYYI; this is encoded by the exons ATGGCGTCGATGTCGGATAGCGAGACGAGGAACCGGGGTAGCATGTGGGAGTTGGATCAGAACCTTGATCAGCCCATGGATGAGGAGGCCAGTCAACTGAAGAACATGTACAGAGAAAAG AAGTTTTCGTCAGTTTTGTTACTGCGGCTTGCATTCCAGAGCCTTGGTGTAGTCTTTGGTGACCTAGGTACATCGCCATTGTATGTTTTCTATAACATCTTTCCGCATGGGGTtgacgatgatgaggatgttATTGGGGCTCTATCCTTGATCATTTACACACTCACTCTCATTCCTCTGATGAAGTATGTTTTTGTGGTGCTGCGAGCTAATGACAATGGTCAAG GTGGCACATTTGCTCTTTATTCTCTACTTTGCCGGCACGCAAAGGTCAGCACTATACCCAACCAACATAAGACAGATGAAGAATTAACAACATATAGTCGGCAAACTTATGAGGAGAATTCACTTGCAgtgaaagtaaagagatggctAGAGGGACATGCATATAAAAAGAACTGTCTTCTTATTCTGGTTCTCATTGGTACTTGTACCGCCATTGGAGATGGGATCCTTACTCCTGCTATATCAG TTCTTTCTGCATCAGGTGGAATAAGAGTTCAGAATCAGCATATGAGTACAG ATGTGGTTGTAATCGTTGCGGTGGTCATATTAATTGGCTTGTTCTGCATGCAACACTTCGGGACAGATAAAGTTGGATGGCTCTTTGCACCTATAGTGCTCCTTTGGTTTATTCTAATTGGGAGCATTGGGGCAGTGAACATACACAGGTACAATAGTTCTGTTCTAAAAGCGTACAATCCAGTCTATATCTTCCGGTATTTCAGACGAGGGAAGGCTGAGAGTTGGACATCTCTTGGAGGGATCATGCTTAGCATCACAG GGATGGAAGCATTGTATGCTGATCTATGTCACTTCCCTGTATTGGCTATTCAG ATTGCGTTCACCTTAGTGGTGTTCCCTTGCCTTCTACTGGCGTACACTGGGCAGGCTGCTTACATTATCTGCAACAAGGACCATGTTGTTGATGCCTTCTATCGCTCCATTCCAG ATGCCATCTACTGGCCAGCCTTCATCATTGCAACTCTTGCTGCAATAGTTGCAAGTCAAGCCACTATATCTGCTACATACTCAATAATAAAGCAAGCTCTTGCACTGGGCTGTTTCCCCCGTGTCAATGTTGTCCATACCTCAAAGAAATTTCTGGGGCAGATTTACATTCCTGACATTAATTGGGTACTTATGATTCTCTGCATCGCCGTAACTGCTGGATTCAAGAACCAAAGCCAGATAGGAAATGCATATG GCACTGCAGTGGTGATTGTTATGCTAGTAACAACATTCCTCATGGTCCCAGTAATGTTGCTGGTATGGAAGAGCCACTGGATCCTTGTTGTCATCTTCCTCGTGCTCTCTTTGACGGTTGAGCTCCCATACTTCTCAGCCTGCATTAATAAAGTGGATCAAGGTGGCTGGGTACCACTTGTCATCGCAATatccttcttcatcatcatgtACGTGTGGCATTTCTGTACCGTGAAGCGTTATGAATTTGAGATGCACAGCAAGGTCTCTATGGCCTGGATTCTCGGACTAGGGCCGAGCCTTGGCCTTGCCAGGGTCCCTGGGATAGGCTTTGTGTACACTGAGCTGGCAAGTGGTGTTCCACTTATCTTCTCCCATTTCATCACTAACCTCCCTGCCATCCACTCGGTTGTCGTCTTTGTGTGTGTCAAGTACCTCCCAGTATATACAGTCCCAGTCGAAGAACGGTTCATCATGAAGAGGATTGGACCGAAGAACTACCACATGTTCCGCTGTGTCGCTAGGTACGGGTACAAGGACATCCACAAGAAAGATGATGACTTTGACAAGATGCTCCTTGACAGGCTCTTGATCTTCGTCAGACTAGAGAGCATGATGGATGGCTACTCTGACTCCGAGGACTTCACCATGATGGAGCAGAAGGCTGAGAGATCCACCAGAGCACTGCTGTCTGAGAAGGATGGGAGCAACACAATGTGTTCCGCTGGTGACATGAGCTACTCATCACATGACTCCATTGTGCCGGCCAAGTCACCCTTGACAGGGAACGACCTGACAAGGGACTCGAGCCAGACGTTCAGTGATGAGCTGAAGTTCCTGAACCGGTGCAAGGACGCCGGTGTCGTGCACATCCTTGGGAACACAGTCGTGAAGGCGCGCAGGGATTCAGGGATCGTGAAGAAGATTGCTGTGAATTATCTATATGCCTTCCTTAGGAAGCTCTGCAGGGAGAACAGTGTGATATTCAATGTTCCTCATGAAAGCCTTCTGAATGTAGGCCAGATATACTATATATGA
- the LOC133898259 gene encoding putative potassium transporter 12 isoform X2 — MSTDVVVIVAVVILIGLFCMQHFGTDKVGWLFAPIVLLWFILIGSIGAVNIHRYNSSVLKAYNPVYIFRYFRRGKAESWTSLGGIMLSITGMEALYADLCHFPVLAIQIAFTLVVFPCLLLAYTGQAAYIICNKDHVVDAFYRSIPDAIYWPAFIIATLAAIVASQATISATYSIIKQALALGCFPRVNVVHTSKKFLGQIYIPDINWVLMILCIAVTAGFKNQSQIGNAYGTAVVIVMLVTTFLMVPVMLLVWKSHWILVVIFLVLSLTVELPYFSACINKVDQGGWVPLVIAISFFIIMYVWHFCTVKRYEFEMHSKVSMAWILGLGPSLGLARVPGIGFVYTELASGVPLIFSHFITNLPAIHSVVVFVCVKYLPVYTVPVEERFIMKRIGPKNYHMFRCVARYGYKDIHKKDDDFDKMLLDRLLIFVRLESMMDGYSDSEDFTMMEQKAERSTRALLSEKDGSNTMCSAGDMSYSSHDSIVPAKSPLTGNDLTRDSSQTFSDELKFLNRCKDAGVVHILGNTVVKARRDSGIVKKIAVNYLYAFLRKLCRENSVIFNVPHESLLNVGQIYYI, encoded by the exons ATGAGTACAG ATGTGGTTGTAATCGTTGCGGTGGTCATATTAATTGGCTTGTTCTGCATGCAACACTTCGGGACAGATAAAGTTGGATGGCTCTTTGCACCTATAGTGCTCCTTTGGTTTATTCTAATTGGGAGCATTGGGGCAGTGAACATACACAGGTACAATAGTTCTGTTCTAAAAGCGTACAATCCAGTCTATATCTTCCGGTATTTCAGACGAGGGAAGGCTGAGAGTTGGACATCTCTTGGAGGGATCATGCTTAGCATCACAG GGATGGAAGCATTGTATGCTGATCTATGTCACTTCCCTGTATTGGCTATTCAG ATTGCGTTCACCTTAGTGGTGTTCCCTTGCCTTCTACTGGCGTACACTGGGCAGGCTGCTTACATTATCTGCAACAAGGACCATGTTGTTGATGCCTTCTATCGCTCCATTCCAG ATGCCATCTACTGGCCAGCCTTCATCATTGCAACTCTTGCTGCAATAGTTGCAAGTCAAGCCACTATATCTGCTACATACTCAATAATAAAGCAAGCTCTTGCACTGGGCTGTTTCCCCCGTGTCAATGTTGTCCATACCTCAAAGAAATTTCTGGGGCAGATTTACATTCCTGACATTAATTGGGTACTTATGATTCTCTGCATCGCCGTAACTGCTGGATTCAAGAACCAAAGCCAGATAGGAAATGCATATG GCACTGCAGTGGTGATTGTTATGCTAGTAACAACATTCCTCATGGTCCCAGTAATGTTGCTGGTATGGAAGAGCCACTGGATCCTTGTTGTCATCTTCCTCGTGCTCTCTTTGACGGTTGAGCTCCCATACTTCTCAGCCTGCATTAATAAAGTGGATCAAGGTGGCTGGGTACCACTTGTCATCGCAATatccttcttcatcatcatgtACGTGTGGCATTTCTGTACCGTGAAGCGTTATGAATTTGAGATGCACAGCAAGGTCTCTATGGCCTGGATTCTCGGACTAGGGCCGAGCCTTGGCCTTGCCAGGGTCCCTGGGATAGGCTTTGTGTACACTGAGCTGGCAAGTGGTGTTCCACTTATCTTCTCCCATTTCATCACTAACCTCCCTGCCATCCACTCGGTTGTCGTCTTTGTGTGTGTCAAGTACCTCCCAGTATATACAGTCCCAGTCGAAGAACGGTTCATCATGAAGAGGATTGGACCGAAGAACTACCACATGTTCCGCTGTGTCGCTAGGTACGGGTACAAGGACATCCACAAGAAAGATGATGACTTTGACAAGATGCTCCTTGACAGGCTCTTGATCTTCGTCAGACTAGAGAGCATGATGGATGGCTACTCTGACTCCGAGGACTTCACCATGATGGAGCAGAAGGCTGAGAGATCCACCAGAGCACTGCTGTCTGAGAAGGATGGGAGCAACACAATGTGTTCCGCTGGTGACATGAGCTACTCATCACATGACTCCATTGTGCCGGCCAAGTCACCCTTGACAGGGAACGACCTGACAAGGGACTCGAGCCAGACGTTCAGTGATGAGCTGAAGTTCCTGAACCGGTGCAAGGACGCCGGTGTCGTGCACATCCTTGGGAACACAGTCGTGAAGGCGCGCAGGGATTCAGGGATCGTGAAGAAGATTGCTGTGAATTATCTATATGCCTTCCTTAGGAAGCTCTGCAGGGAGAACAGTGTGATATTCAATGTTCCTCATGAAAGCCTTCTGAATGTAGGCCAGATATACTATATATGA